GAGAAATACTCAGAGGAAAGCTCTGTGCCTACCCCTCTCTCTGCACACAGGGCTGAGAAGCAGAACCTAGGTTTTGATTAAATCTCCAGATTCCCTTAAGGAGCACATAGGAGTTCAAAGGTACCTTCAACCTTTATTGCAGCAAATGGTCATATAGGAGAGCAAACTGCTGAACTGAGAAGTTGAGAGCCCAGGGTTAGGTGAGGAATACTGCTGGTTATGTTTTCATAATGTTTAATCAGCAGTTGTCCATGATAGTGTGAATTTTTCCAGAACAAAACTTGGCATGCATTTAAAACTCATGGTtgtgtgggaagagctggaCATGCTGAAGTTTTTCCCTCCTGTAATTATTGCCAAACAAGCAATTCttgcctgttttatttttcccaagtATGGAAACTTAGTATTGTATCTCAGCAATTGAAATAACTCACTAGATTTTGCTTTAGCTAGTGGTTTGGggcttgttttttctctctggttaTTTGACTTCATCTAGTTGTTTTTGCAGCCCATACCATAAGAACCTGGTCAGATTTACAGCTTTTCAATGAGCCAtgcaggaggggaaaaacaTGCTTGAGTTAAACCTGTCCAAGGTgagaaaaaggtaaagaaaGTGTTACTTTATCCTTTTAAGAGCTCAGGCTTGTGCACTGAGGGAATTGTATCCTCTGCAAGGGCAGCTCCCCCTCAGAGCCAGTTAGCCATTATAAATCAATCTCTGATATTCCATTTTCCTTATTGCAgtcaaaataacatttaaatcagctgctgcagccttttCATTCTAACACTTGTTCCTGCAATGGGATTTGTAGTTCAGATCTCCCTGATGGTACCTTGCCCCTGGAAACAGGTAGGATGTAATTTACAGACTGCTGGACAGGGGTTGTagctcagctgtgctgtaaAGAAGATTCTTTAGCAAAATAAATTGTTCATTCTCAAAACACCAACCTACAACATGATTAAAACGTTACTGTTTGTGTTACCTCTGTTAGGACACTCTACAGCCCTTGGTTATTACATTCTGAccatttatgaaaataaagtgGCTATTTCCTCTGgatattttcaaaagcagcttAGCCTTTGAGCAGCTATTGCACTGACAAGCTTTAGGACTAAGTTTTCAGATTAGCCcatgctcagtgctggcagtcACACTTCAGGCTGTGAAGGTGTTGGCCCTTGCTCTTGCAAGCACTGATAAACTTCAGTGGGTTTGTAGATCTCTGTAGAGATCACAGATCACCTTTTATCAGTCTGCTAAATAACAATCAGCAATGTACATTTTGTAACAATTTACACTGGAAGTTTGCATTTGCTGTTACATTCACAGGAGATAACACAGAATCCATTGCAGAACTGCTGCATTTGACCCTAGCTGTGTAACCATTTGGCCATTATACCCATAAATAATATTGCagagtgtaaaaaaaaaatccagtggtTAGGATGACTTTGTTCTAAATGTTTAGCACAGGCTTTTAAGCAGTAGCTCACTGGTAGGATTAATATGAATAAACCCATCTCAGGTCAGGGATGTTGTGTGCTACAGATGAGGTATTTTGTATTTGCCATCTTCACCTATGTCAGCTTGGTTTAAAAAGCGGGGTTTTGAGGCCTGCCATGACACAAAGCAGTTGTTTGGCTTCTCTGTGGGAGTTTGTTTCAGTTGGGAGGTGGATGAGCTGCagaggccccttccaacctcacCAAGTCAATGATTCTGCAAGCTGTAGAAGTGAGCAAGGTTTCACTGagcaggaaaaggcagctcTGGTGAGCTCAGCTTTCAGCCCTGGTTGCCATCCCCACGGGCAAGGAAGCAGAtgggtggctgctgctgaggaatgTGATAATCGTGTGTAGAACATGCCTAGTGGCTTTCCTTTGCTCAATACTTCATTGTTCAGTCTTGTGCCTGTACTTGATGCCAGAGTAAATTGCTTTTCTCAGTTAATACCGAGGCACAGCTTATCTGTAACATGGTGGGGAAATGCAGACTGGctgtggaaaagctgctgtggtGGGAATTCTTCAGGGAGTGAAGAACTGATAATGAGGGATAATCAGCTGTTCAGACATGATTGGATCTTTTTAATCCTGAGAAAAATTCCAGGAGAAAGTAAAAAGGGAAGAATTGCTGAAGGTCAGCACAATCTTAAAATAATCCTGACAAGGTTGGTCACTATAAATGTCTTAAATAATTCTGGTGGTTCTGTAAGTatatttctttctgcctttttagagTATAGCCTCATTTTTCCTTAGGAAGAGGAACAGACAATGCCTTCAATTCTAAAAGCTGTGGTTTAATTTCACAATAACACAACGTAACTGTGATTCCTGCCAGCCAAAGTGTGGGGGTTTGGATCTCTATGGTGTATGGAGCCTGGGTTGGACTACTTGGAAGTCCAGAGTTGGGAAAAAACTCAATGAGAATGTAAATGTACATGTTGGGTGTTGTCTGTTAGAGGGGGTGGATGGGAAGGgatgcagagccaggagagaaCAGTTAAGAGTTTTCCTACCAGTTTTTTCCACAGATAACTCTTCTGTTTACATGAAGTTTAGCAATAATCCACTTCTCCCTTTTTCCAAGTTGCCATGCACACACCCTTTAGATGAAgccaggaggtttttttttttttaaacaactttttATAACTAGGTTGCTCCAACAGTTTGGGATTCTTATGGAACTTATTTTTTGTCCAAACTCTTAACAGTTCATTTGGCCTGTTCACCCAAATGGGTTAAATGTCTCTTTATCTCTGTAAACTCAAATTGTTTAGAGAAATTAAGTGGTGAGAATGGTTGAAAAGTGATGGCAGATCACTGCCTTTTGGGATATCTGAGGTACTGTGACTCATATCTTTGTTAGGACAGCTCTAAGCTTGCCCCTCACAGCAGGCTCACAGCCAGATACTGCTTtaccacagctcctgctcactgGGCTGTTCTTGAGGAATTatcttaatatttattttggttttgaggaAAGAAAGGGCTTTTAAATGCACTTTCCAGCTCTTCTCTCTAATCCTAAGGCCAGGAAATGTTGTTTGGTGGTTGTTTTTCcgtttgtggttttggtttttttggggtttttttttgattgtttttttttttgggggggggggtgggtgGGTTGCTTGCTCtgtttatttgcatatttatttattttacatggACAAGTCAAATGTTTTTTGTCACACCAACATCTGCAGCTTGTCTTGTCCAGGGCCTGGTGACAGTTCCAGGGTTGTGACCATGCAAGCACACACAGACTTGGAatgctttgctgctttgtgcCTGTGCATCCTTCCTTGGTGCACTTCAACAGGAACATGGCAGTTTTCCAGAGGTTACAAGGCACTTGAAACCTGTTACTGAGAGGAGCAGTTGGCAGCTTGTGTTTCACAGAAACGACCTGGCCCTgcctggtgcagctgctgctcagagaggaggaggctgagcccagggtggggggaggaaggagctTTGGCCCTTGGGAGATGCTGGATTATCGTCCCAGTTTTTCCTGCATAGGCATTTCTAGGAAAGTTCTCTTCCAAAGCAAGAGCCAAGCCAGGAGCTTGCTGAGCACACTGGAGTGCAggtcacagcctctctggacatGACCAGAGAACAGAAGGTCTCCCAATATTCCAAAAGCTTCCTTCTCACTCTTGTACAGTCTCTTGTCCTCCTGGTTCCTGGATCCAGGCTTGTTCTTTACCAAGTCCCTGTTGAAATTTGAAAAGAGCTCTCCCATGTAAAAACACACACCTGTGGGCTCAGTACCACTCACACTTCACTTTTTAGAGTCTAAGGCTCAGCTGATGACCTGCAGCCCCGTGTGACAGTGAGGATCATGCACACTTCAAAgggtgaggcagcagctcttcctccaATCTTTGGTGCTGAATCCTAGGAATGAGATGCTCCTTCATCTTCACTATGACCAAAGCCCCAGCCATTCTGCATACATTTAAATGTCCTGCTCTTGCCTAGGATGCACTCCTCAACAGTATCATCTTATTCTTTTAAGGGGAATTATAAAATGTAAGCTCTAGTATTTTTTTGGCATCTCAGTAATTACACTTTCAGCAGATTCATTAAATTAAATGAGCTCAGGTGACCAATCCTCAGCAAGAAATTCAAAGCCCTCTCTTAAGTTACTTCtagaagagtttttaaaatcaCCATAAACTGTTTACTAATATGAGCAATATGAAAATCCTGGAAGTCACACAAGGAAGTGGTACAGTACAGAAGAAACAAGTGTGTTCAGAAGACTTTCATATGAATGCAATGATGCCAAACAGCACATTCAGCATCATAAATTCAGCTGTAGTCACAGTAAAATGGAGAATAGAGAGAAATTTCCATTCCATTCTCAGCAGTTTCATACATATGAAATTCTTAACCAGAACCAGTCATAAGCCATTGAGTGGGTTTGCACTATCACTCTCTCATCAAAATTGCTTTCAGCTACATTTAGATAGCACTGAAATAATTACAGCAAAGAAACCTTAGTTGTGCTGTGAGTGCAATCCAAGATTATCACTGAAAAGGATGATTCCAAGTTCACATTTACATTGGCAATGTTGATTCAGTTGAAGAAGGACAGATATCTTTCCTCTTGGCTAGCTAAAGTCTGTTCCTTGGTCTTCTGGCTCAGGAGGATACAGTTCATCCAAAATCAGCTCTGCAACAAAAATAATATGTTTTggagaatgatttttttctcctgcttcatACAAAATAGTTATAGCTGGTGTCTGCACTTTAGAACATACTGATGGTAGAAGACTACAGCAAATACAATTTTTGAAGGTTCTATGCAAACAGGTCTCTAGGTTTGTGTCTTGTCACACAAAattctcctcctcttttctttaatgccttttttagaaacaccttccactatcccaggctgctccaagccccatccagcctggccttggatgctaTCAGGGAttcagaggcagccacagctgctctgggcaccctgtgccagggcctccccaccctcccagggaagaatttcttcctaatatccaatctaaagTGCTTCCAGAGGTCTGAGCAACAACCAGCTCTGGTATTtgttaaaagagaaaagtgacaaaagtgaaatttttatATCTGCAACATGGAGAAAAGCCAATAGTTGACTGATTTTTTTACCTTCAGAGGCACTcagtttttcagtctttttgaGAACGGCTCTTACACCTGGCATGGCTTGGTCATATTGATGGAGAACTTCTAAACAGTGTTCATGGAACAGTTTATCTTTCTGAGACAAGCTGTGCAAGAGTAAAACAGCATCCCGTAAAAACTGAATAACTTGTTCCTTATGTGTACACAAGCTGGTCTCAGATCTAATCTTCATCCACTGTCTGTGCAACATCACAATTAGTGCCTTAACCACCTGCAAGAGGAAAAACAGTGCCTCaatacaaagcaaaaatatagcagcagaaaatttatttcaatgtgAACTTTACTCCTTAATATCTTCAAACTTTcaaatttcaggatattttctaGCAAGCCAAAGCAAGCTTCCTAGAAGGTGGCATCCTCTAAAGTACAGCACACTTCTGTTTCtctacagcaaaaaaaataagaggCAAAAAGCAATTTCAGCATTGAGTATTTGGAAGTTTCTCAGTAGGTTACAGTGGGGGAGTATGGTGAACGTACCTCAAGGTTGCACTGACAGTCTGTGCCAGGAAATAAAACTGCTGGTCTGGAGCACCACATGCAGCGTGTCAGGAGCCTGACTGTCTGTTAAAACAGGCTGTGTTAGAGTGAGGGCTAAGTTGTGAGAATTCAGTACCAGTTTCAACTATTCTTGgggtattttttcctcttaacaGCTGATTTCTTTTACCCTTAAAGTTGTAcaagtttttttccctgtaacacTTTACAGACAGAATTTGCCTTGCGTAGAAACTTTTCAACTTTCTGATGAGTGAGGCTGACAAGGTCAGTGGCCTTCAATTCATTTGCATACAAATAATGTGTTTACATTTAATATAACAGTGGGGCTAATGGAAAGGGTTCAAAATTCTTCAGAATGAGGGAAGTAGAGCAAATAGAACCTCAACCAAGTCACTTCTGTCTGTATAAACAACACAAATAAGGTTTAAAAGCTATTCTTTCTATATATAACCATGACTGTTAATGCAAGTTAGCATTTCCAATGAATACAAGGAATATAAATCCTAAATCACTACAGAATGCCTTTTAAATGTAATAAACACAatcaaaatgaaacacaaatcTTGCTTCTTTTTACTCTTATATTGctctaaaagcaaaataaagcttAGTGCAGAACATCTGCAGCCATCCTAGGATCTTTCTTGGTTTTTTCAGTGACTTAAAAGACTATTATGACCAATGCTCTCTTCAAGGACAGTTACTTATTCAGTTTCAAGCAGGTCCTTTCAAAAATCATTGTAACCCCTTACTGCAAGCCTATACTTGCAGTTTTGTATATCAGCTAGAGAATGAAGTTGTTTTCAGACAATTTGTGCgctgtcctgctcctcccaCTCCCCCagctggaaggagaaggaaagagcaCATGGACACTCAGCCGTGGTTACCTCTTGCTCCAGCTGAAGCCAAAGCATTTCAGGTGCTGATTTATCTGGTCTGGATGTTATGTACATGTAGAGTGCAAGGAGAAGGCAGGTGTCTGAAACAGAGAGaactttgttctttttccaaCCAGCCACTCCTTCAtgacaaaaattaattctgtcagGCAAGAAAACATTTCGAGTTCTATCCTAGGACTCATGTACAGGCTCAGCTTCTTATTTTACTTCCCACAtcttcagcagtgctgaggaaatTGGTATCCCTAAACTTTATATTAGCCTTTGTGGTAATCCTGTCCTGGTTCATTCATAAGGAACTGAACAGGGATAATCTGTCATGCAGAGTACTGGAATCTCTAAACAGTGCCATGAACACATAAATTTATCCTCAAAACTCCTCAAAAGCCCTTTTTCCCTCATCAACCTTAAATACACAATCtagaaagtgattttaaaatggCTATCAAAAGCACTGCTTGTAGACAGAACACCACAAAACAAATACTCTCCAAATTAAAAGTAGGAAACAAGTTTTCAGGTAACATAGCAGGCTTTTTGCCTTCTGAGGTTTCAGCACCTTGAAGCAAGGCCTGTTTGTATTACTTTTAGTCATGGTAACAGTTCTCTGTGTCCTCGAGTCTTTTACCTGAATGAGAACAGAGTTGAGCAACCAGCAGGTGGTGCTGAGCAAGAGCACACAGGAGTCTcacagtgagcagcactgcaggcagaggagTCTCGGGGTGCAGGCAGCGCTGCAGTACCTGGCTACTCAGTAAGTGCTGgaaacttcaaaacaaaacttaGTTAGAAAAAGGAAGTGCAGTTACAAGTTGAAAATACACTAATTTTTATAGACAGCATCATAATTTGTGCCTTTTTAGCTATTCAGAACATACCCAATCTCAAATTATCTGTCATGAATACAAAGTATGCTAAAAAACATTGTTACTTTGGTGGTCACTCTGCAGTTCACACTGACAGTTTTACCTGCCAGAATGAGATCCTGTGCTTTCCTTCTTTGTGCACCTCCCAGCAatcacaaaacccccaaaattaatGTTACAGAGCTTCTTCACTTTCAATGAGACAACAGCATCTGCTTCATATGAACATCATCAGCAAACCTCGTTATTGATCAGGGATGATTATAGCACTCATTAACAGAAAAggcctcagctgcttctcaaaTGTGATCTGAGGTGTGATTTCTCTCATACATAGCACAGCTTCTACTGGAAGCTGCCCAGATGAGTTTCAACAGAGAATGAAAACAGCTAAAACAGCACACTCTCAGATAATTTTAAAGCTATTACTGACTTACTTTATTAACAAGTCCATAGTTGAATTTTCAGCTAATTTCACCAAAACCTTTAGGCTTTGGCTCAGGATATTGTCAGTCTGGGAGCCCCTTGCAgcagaaaaagttaaaatctgaagcagctttttaaacaaagaatGCTGAGCTCCATCAGTATTGGGAGGATCCTGTGTCCTGCTGTCTTCTTTATTGTCACACTGATTGTCACACAACCCGTTTTTGTCCATCTTGGAAACATGTtcatctccagcagcagaactTTTGTCCATTTCAGCACACAGCAAGGTGTGGACAACATCCCAGCTGTAGAACACCAAATAATAAAGGATCCCCAATGATACAAGAGCAGTTTCTTCAAGGGATGACCTGAAGTCCTCCTTGCTTGACACCGTGTTTGTGCTggctctggaagcagcagctgggtgtGTCCCACAAGCTCCAttccctggtgtgtccctgagctgctctgcttggcAGAAGGCCCCAAGGTGGTGCTCCACCAAGGGCAGGAGATGGACAGCACCTTGGATCCTGCTCTGTGTGAGGGGCAGGAGCCTTCCCTGGccttctgctgggcttccctcaGGTAGTCCTTCATCTAGAGCAATCAAATTCAGTCCTGTTATCGCCAGTTTTTGAGCTTCTTGTAGGGATACAAGAGGAGCAATTCCTTCTTGAgttgtcctgctgctggggagttGTGTGGGCTTCCTGTCCAAATAAAAGTAAAAGGGAAATGCTTCAcaagaaaaggcagagaagagaGTTGAAATCTGAGTTATCCATATTATGAATTGAATAACAGAAAGGCCAGAGTACCAAGAGATGTCTGTTCCCAAAATaggaaagaaagggggaaaacatCATCCTACTCCTTGATGCCTGTATGGAAGAGCCATTTCAAAGCATTCTAggttttattaataataaaataacctatctgaaaaggaaaagtatttcagaaCCTAGAGTCTAATTCTGTAAAGTGAAAAACCATTACAATTCATATCCAATcttcatatttaaaatgctttacCAGGAAATGTATATTGGAAAGTTGCACACAAATTGTATATTCCAAATTTTACATTCCAAATTGTACACAGTTTCTATTTTGAAGACATAAACCCAACTTTTAATCACAtcttcagcattttcttcctccttaaGTCATGATcatgtttctgtgtttcccCCATTGCACTGCAAGCTGCTAAACTCCcaagtttatttctgtgccttcccctaacagataatttattttttagtgaTGTTCCAGTGTTTAGTATCTGAGATAATCAAAGATACAGAATGATGTTCCAAATTTTGCACTAAATGGCCTAAGCAGAGAATGATTTACCACAGGGAATGAGCTGTCCTGCATGACCAAGTGTTTCTTAGTACCGAGAATGCCACGGTGCAGAGCATGGCAGTTACaatttaacaaagaaaataaaacttacgTATCCAAAGAGTTGGGTGGCAACACAGCTCCAGGTAGAGGCTCAGAGTTGCTGCTGAGAAGGTGGCAGAGTCCTAGAAATGACCCGGGAACAATGGGCTGCTTCATCAGTGCATTCAGCAAAATAGAACCTATAAGGATGGAGAATTTTCTTTGGAGATTTGTTatcatcaacaacaaaaaaatcagtatttcagaAGATCAGCCTTATTTAGAGGGCTTGCAAcctcaaaatgtttttttttcattattaatctTCTTTCTTAACATGAGaatgattttcagaaaaatgaatttaagatatttaaatataaaccaAATTATATTAAGAGGTATTTTAATTATGATCCCATATTAGCAAAATAGCCTAAGCCAAGTGATCACATATCCCAGCTGTTCTGGTGACTTGCCCTCCATTTGCTACTCCAGACACTGAAATTATGTGATGCAATTCCACTGCCAACTGTAACTGAGATAGTACCCTAAAGAATTCTTGGAGCTGActgtttaaaatgctttatagtgttattgggtttttttattttaaagatacatttttggatttatttctgcattacCAGAATAATATTACCTTGTGTATTTCGTCTGGGGACAGAGTTGTAGGaactgttttttcctgttgctttgTGCTGCTTCAGGGATGAGTCTTCAGGATGAGTTATCTTCCTGTCTGAAACAAATAGGGATTGGGAGAATACAGATCTGCACCCATCCTGTACATATAGCCACGGTGTTAGATAATCTTTTAATCACCTCTGTGTGTCACAATTACCAAGCAAACCAAGGCCAAAAGCCTTgcagagctcagaaaaaaagtaaaaaaatgtatattttcaaacaaataGGCATATTGAGTGTTGTTACCATAACAAACAATAGCAATATCAGTGCTGTCAGGctactgcatttttcttcttgctggaGTTCCCACTGCCCATATTTTTAGAATGAACAGTGTAACTGACAGCAACATTTTTCATGACTCTTCAAGTGAGGATTAGTTGGTGATATCAACATTTCTTCCATTTATGATTTCCTATTGCTATAAAACATCActaattttgtttcatattaTAGCAATCTTCAGTTATATGCAGATATTAATTTCCTAAGCACTACTCAATGAATTTCAAGATACAATTTTGTGAGAATTAATACATATAAAAGAGGAAATGAGTACATTGTTTCAGTTCCTTCTTTCAATATGGCTGAATATGTACCCTCTAAAATCCAATCCCAAAACCACTAGAACAAGAATACAAAACATGCATTAGCTGACTAGCAGGCCAAGAAATAGGCAAATTATTTCCTATTCTGTATGCAATGAGAAAAGACAGATGAACAATTTGGAGGTTTTAGTTCATCACACAATAAAGTTTTTTTATTGCAGCTGCTGGCCACTTCATCATTGACACCCTGGCATCCGGTACTAAAGTATGAATTTAAATTATCTTCATGCAAATTTCAGTCATGGCTTTTTAACTCCAGTTGGtataaagtggaaaaaaagattaagcaaaaccaaaataaaacaaataactGTGAACTGACCGTTTTTTTGTGACTGTTCAATCACAAAATCCT
This genomic interval from Catharus ustulatus isolate bCatUst1 chromosome 13, bCatUst1.pri.v2, whole genome shotgun sequence contains the following:
- the LOC117002605 gene encoding ATR-interacting protein isoform X2, encoding MAALPVPRKRSGPALCGDSGAAAAPPALRSGLPPHKRPKSAVIGIVDPFGDSDDFTADDLEQIDILASQALSQDPPAGHAWGAPELPRAGRQGSRAEDGLMRDTFQFEVLQAQHEEVKQKLKEMQDEILTKNGEIKILRDSMQQMECAMEEQKRSYLLLEQQKIQILSEKEKEFSKKLQSLHSELQFKDAEMNELRTRLQNCERNKHLSQAVPATSPKKNLVVQVKSEGCSPQPGRRSFPTKESFNAEMTTRPSCSSGNLMALTTSIKEDRKITHPEDSSLKQHKATGKNSSYNSVPRRNTQGSILLNALMKQPIVPGSFLGLCHLLSSNSEPLPGAVLPPNSLDTKPTQLPSSRTTQEGIAPLVSLQEAQKLAITGLNLIALDEGLPEGSPAEGQGRLLPLTQSRIQGAVHLLPLVEHHLGAFCQAEQLRDTPGNGACGTHPAAASRASTNTVSSKEDFRSSLEETALVSLGILYYLVFYSWDVVHTLLCAEMDKSSAAGDEHVSKMDKNGLCDNQCDNKEDSRTQDPPNTDGAQHSLFKKLLQILTFSAARGSQTDNILSQSLKVLVKLAENSTMDLLINFQHLLSSQVLQRCLHPETPLPAVLLTVRLLCALAQHHLLVAQLCSHSDTCLLLALYMYITSRPDKSAPEMLWLQLEQETVRLLTRCMWCSRPAVLFPGTDCQCNLEVVKALIVMLHRQWMKIRSETSLCTHKEQVIQFLRDAVLLLHSLSQKDKLFHEHCLEVLHQYDQAMPGVRAVLKKTEKLSASEELILDELYPPEPEDQGTDFS
- the LOC117002605 gene encoding ATR-interacting protein isoform X1, which encodes MAALPVPRKRSGPALCGDSGAAAAPPALRSGLPPHKRPKSAVIGIVDPFGDSDDFTADDLEQIDILASQALSQDPPAGHAWGAPELPRAGRQAGSRAEDGLMRDTFQFEVLQAQHEEVKQKLKEMQDEILTKNGEIKILRDSMQQMECAMEEQKRSYLLLEQQKIQILSEKEKEFSKKLQSLHSELQFKDAEMNELRTRLQNCERNKHLSQAVPATSPKKNLVVQVKSEGCSPQPGRRSFPTKESFNAEMTTRPSCSSGNLMALTTSIKEDRKITHPEDSSLKQHKATGKNSSYNSVPRRNTQGSILLNALMKQPIVPGSFLGLCHLLSSNSEPLPGAVLPPNSLDTKPTQLPSSRTTQEGIAPLVSLQEAQKLAITGLNLIALDEGLPEGSPAEGQGRLLPLTQSRIQGAVHLLPLVEHHLGAFCQAEQLRDTPGNGACGTHPAAASRASTNTVSSKEDFRSSLEETALVSLGILYYLVFYSWDVVHTLLCAEMDKSSAAGDEHVSKMDKNGLCDNQCDNKEDSRTQDPPNTDGAQHSLFKKLLQILTFSAARGSQTDNILSQSLKVLVKLAENSTMDLLINFQHLLSSQVLQRCLHPETPLPAVLLTVRLLCALAQHHLLVAQLCSHSDTCLLLALYMYITSRPDKSAPEMLWLQLEQETVRLLTRCMWCSRPAVLFPGTDCQCNLEVVKALIVMLHRQWMKIRSETSLCTHKEQVIQFLRDAVLLLHSLSQKDKLFHEHCLEVLHQYDQAMPGVRAVLKKTEKLSASEELILDELYPPEPEDQGTDFS